A stretch of DNA from Manihot esculenta cultivar AM560-2 chromosome 7, M.esculenta_v8, whole genome shotgun sequence:
AATCCAAATGTTTATGATAATTCACATTTATATTCAACACTTTATATCTAGGACGGTAAAATCAAAACTTTTCAATTTGTCACAATTATAGCCAAAAGGACTAAAttgaatatagaaaaattaatgataaattacacTATAGTCCTTAaggttttatattattaataaaatatataatcctttaatttaaattttgaaattgaaatcaaatatattttatatttattatgtgtaatattaaatatattgtattgaataaatatttattacaaataaatttctatttatttctGTGATTTTGTTTGTTGATTTAGTGTTTTTATGTCTTCTTGTACTATATAATAACTGCCTCCCAGCACCTTTATTGCAACCTCCTTCTGTTACGTGcagccttcttcttctcctcctccttcttcttacTCAAttctttatgtatatatatggaGGGTGGTAATGGTGGGTCTTGTTCATCAGTGGAGAAGGTGATGGGAAACTATGGAGATCAACCTCATGTTTTAGCAGTGGACGACAACCTGATTGACCGAAAACTCGTTGAAAAGTTGTTTAAGAACTCTTCTTGCAAAGGTAATGATTATCTCTTCCTCTGTTCTCAACACACAGATGGATTAGAAATGGCGCATAACCAGTAACTAATTCTTCTGAGTTGCTGCAGTCACCACAGCAGAAAATGGGCTAAAAGCATTGGAGTATTTGGGGTTGGGCGTTGATGGAAGGAACAAATTAGACACTAATGTAAGCAGTTTACTTCCATAAGATCGCAGCAAAAAGTTGAGGGACATGTAATAGTGATTCTTAACATTTGTTTCTACAGGTTTCCAAGGTGAATTTGATCATCACTGATTATAGTATGCCTGGAATGACATGCTATGAACTACTCAAGAAAATTAAGGTAGCATTAGCTGCAAGTTCTACTAATTTTGAGATTAAGACCTAGTAATGGCCTGTAATTCTGTAAATATTTGTGTTACTTGGAAGCAGGAATCATCAATCATGAAGGAGGTTCCAGTTGTGATTATGTCATCTGAGAACATCCCAACTCGTATTACCAAGTAATAcattacttttattttgaagTTTAGTTTGTTTCACATTTTGTTTAAAAGGCTTGAGTTGACTCCATTTCAAGCAGGTGCTTAGAGGAAGGAGCTCAGATGTTCATGCTCAAGCCCCTCAAGCAGTCAGATGTGAAGAAATTGAGGTCTGATTTAATGAGCTGCAGAAGATGACAACAAATTTGTTTGAAAAAGAACTTTGGAACAATACCCATGAAGACTAAAAATAGGGTGGTCATTAACTGGAGACCACATacctattttaattttagaattggCTATAAATACTTTTAAATCATAAGCCATATTCAGAAATATtaactattttaattattaagtttttttaataaatcatcAAAATGCAGAATATGTTCACTCTTAGTAAACAATAGAGACTTATTCTGCACTAGTTTTCATTCAATTtcagttatatttattttatttattaataatttaagtccTTAATTGTAGAAAATAAACTCCTCATTTCAACTTTTTTCCTGCAATTTCAACagaataaatcaattttttaattaaaaatcaaatcaaaatatatattaaaaaaaatcaaactaaaattttgaattaaattaatttaatcgatGTTTTCAATTTCAACCAAATTCTTTTCACGCTATCAATTGGCAAAGGCAGAATGCTTGTAACAGGGCTTTCGTGGGTTTCAAGCTTTCAACCCAAGGTTACAGGATTCAGAAATTTTGTGGAAAGCCAACTGATTGCAAGGTTGGGCTCCAATGGGCCTATGTTCTGTGCCGAACGATCACATTTCACATGCGGGACACACTCGCTCAACACGAGCTGCAGCCTGCAATTGCAAACCCTACCAAAGCACTCTGCCGGTGACCTGTGAGCGACAGAGTGAGCGAGTCCCCAAGCTCAAAACCAGAAGTGAAACAAATTGGGGTCTGTCGCAGAAGCAAACAGTTAGGATTGGACATGGCACCTATTGATGAAAGTATCACTCTCAAAAGAAAGCAAGTGATAGCGTCAGCTCTCGTCAAGCACCTCTCTCTAGATCCTGTAAGCCTTAAAACATCATTCTCATCATTCAACTTTGAATTACCTGTACATACTTTGATTCTTTTTGTCTCTTGATGTTTTATCTGTGTGTTCTTAATTATGATTATATAGTGGATAAGTAGAGATTGCTGATTTACCAACAGCTTTATGATTTTCTAGTATGCTATATTTATTGGTTCATTTTACATTTCAGTCCTTTTGCTTGGAAAAGCTATAAGTTGGAGCTAATTAATTTATCTTCGAAACCTCTTCAGTTTGACAACATCGTTGGAGGCTCTCTGTGTGCATTTTACTATGTGTGCTTTTGCGTATTTTTGTGGATGTTGAGAATTTCTGTGtggaaaaattttcaatttgataAGTTTTTACACATTGCAATGAATGTTTGGTATTTTCAAGTTATTTTGTGTGTTTTCACATAACGGTTGCATCTCTTACATTTTTCttctcaaattaaattattcttatatttatttCCCTCCTTCTAGATAATGATGCCATGTAAAAAAGAGTATTTGAATCCTCACAGATTCATCTCTTGCATTGAAAGACACCCCCCCCCCCTTTCTTTCGCAGTCTCACTGATATGATCTTGTTGCATTCCatcattttttttgttatttgacCGATATTTCTTCTGTTATTCATGAAAGAAAGGCACCAAGTTGCGGAATTTGTGAATTTCATTCTGACCTGTTTTGTACTGTGATTTGTTGGTTTTTAAGATTTTGTGGTtaagtttgaaattaatttatgtaGGGAACTTCTTTGGGTGTCAGTGGCAAGGATGATATTATGAGCTTGTATACAAAGATATTGAAGTCATCAGGAAAACCTTTTCTGCagaaagaaaatgaggaggTAAGGTTGCACTGGTTGCCTATGCTCTGACACTACACTGCTATAACTTCAATGTGAACTTTCTTTATAGGTGATGAAGTGGATAGAGTTTGCAGAGAGTTTTCCTGTAGACTGTCAGGCGTGCTTAGATGCTCTCACTGGATTCAATCAAGACTTGGCTCAGAAGTCTATACTCTTGGGCAATGGAACTACACCCTCTGAGGCTGATGTCATTGTGTTTTCTGTTATACATTCTTCAGTGGTATGCTCCTTCTGTTTTTTGCTATGAACTATTCTTCCCATTTGCTGCTCTCTGGTTAGTTAATGCATTCAAATTTTTCTTGCTATttgattttcaaatttttcCATATGTTGTCAAAATCTTTTTCAAATAAGAATGACATGTTAGGAATGCCGTTGGTGAACTTAAATTCTTACATTTAGCAGTCCTACTGATATAATAGGTGCGTGTTTGAAATTCTAATGAATTTTGAGAGGTTACCTTTATGCAGATTGGCCTTTCACatttagagagagagaaattgACACATGTGATGAGATGGATGGATTACATTCAGGTAGGCCCCATTCTTAACTTCTtcttattattcaattttttgaattttttttatgaatctgATGGTAACTTTCTGTGGAAGGAAGACTTCTTAGTTACTCTGTGTTATCATCAAACAGTCACATGTGAACTCCCTGCTTTTCAATGTAACTATCAAGACTTTGGCTGTGAGGCTGACTTGATTATGCCTCACCTTTGGCTGTTGGTTCCATTCGCAACAATCTGATTTGATTGGCAGTTTTATGCATCATATTTGTTCAAGTAACATCTTGTACTTGTTTGAAATTTGGGTTTAAGAATTATCACAACTTAAATAAGTCGAACATGTAAGAGCAGTTTATGTTGTCTCAGTTACAATTAGTTGAGCTTTTGTTGACAAATTTAGGTGCATTTCTTAGCAGTATTCAATAGTTGTGGCCTTACCTGACTGAAATAGAGAAGAATGAAAAGCAAAATATTTATCTGTGAAATTTTGTCctcagtttttaatattttttttatcatgacCTGAATCTGCATATTTGCAGTTAGTAGCATGATCCCTCAAACAACTATCAAAGAATATGGCatgttttcattattattatttttttataagacaTTTTAGATTACTTGTTTCTTTCTTATTACAGCACAAGGAGGAGTTTGCGCATCTGTTTGAAAAGATATTGCTCAAAAAACCTGCATTTGAGTTTCTGGTGAGCTATCTTGTattattatattgtttttatCTGTTTCATTTGCCTTACTAACCCTGTGGCAAGAAGGATTAGAATGTTGAAAAGTATTTGGGATATGTTGGTTGCTACACATTTCACAAAATGAAACCTAAAGTTTAAGGAGAAAAGGGGTCATTGATTTTACATTATTTGATCGGCATCATGGGGATGGAAATAGTCCTGCTTCTACTAGTTGTTTTATGGCAATTTTTTTGTTTGAATGGATTAAAGCATTTTTTGGCAGTTGTAAGCCATCTTTTGTTGAGACAACCTTGTTCTTCTCCCCTCCCCCTTCTCTTATCCAAATGTATTAATTACTTTTGGATCATTCTTTTGGTTGAGTTCCTATTATTCTTTGTTTATTTAGTTGCAGGGTACAAAGGGTATGGCTAAAGTTGAAGTGGATTCAAATGCAAAAAAGACTCTTGAAAGCACTAAGAACACAGAAAAATCAGAAGCAGACAAGAGTACAAAGAAAAATGTTGCTGGGGTAAATCTTTTTCTgttccattttctgatacatAGCGCTGATATTTTATGAGCTTTCTTTTTTCAGTTTTGTGATAATAGAATTATATTCATCCATGTTTGTCATTCTGAAGAATGCCAAGAGGTTGAGTAATATGCTGATAATAGTTGTAGAATTCAGAAGTTAATGTTGAAAATCATAGCCTATCAGAGAGTTATTAGCTGTCTAAGCCTTTATATTCCTAGTCAAATAATCTATTTGAAGCTTTTGTAGTTGTAGGAACTGAAATGCCATTGCCAATTCTTAAGCATTTGATCATATtgaaacacacacacacacgcaTGTAAAGTACAGTGTATATACATGCCAGTGTATGGTGAAGCTGTGAAATTTTAGATGCATGACTTGgggtattttattattctaattaCTTTTGTCTTTTGATCACGTTACAGTCTTGTGCATTAACATTTCTATGGTTTTTTGTACCTTACTGAAAAAGGTTACAGAAAATAAGGAAGCTGTGCCAGAGAAAAAGAAACCGTCTGAAAAGGAACGTGCTGAGAAAGATAAAGAACTAAGTGTTAGTTTGCTGAACATACAGGTTGGCCTTATTCGCAAAGCATCGAAACATCCATCTGCTGATAGGTAAGCTGacttctcattcttctccttTAAGCGTTCAATATAGTCATTAGAAAAGCTGTTCCACTGCGATCCTGGTCATCATAGATTTAAGGGGGTATTGGACAAAAAAATCCAAACGTTTATGATAATTCACATTTATATTCAACACTTTATATCTAGGACGGTAAAATCAAAACTTTTCAATTTGTCATAATTATAGCCAAAAGGACTAAAttgaatatagaaaaattaatgataaattacacTATAGTCCTTAaggttttatattattaataaaatatataatcctttaatttaaattttgtaattgaaatcaaatatattttatatttattatgtgtaatattaaatatattgtattgaataaatatttattacaaataaatttctattatataagatatcacatataaataatatatattaaaatatttcattgaatttttatattcaatattataaattatgtgtatacttttttatatttgaaaaactttattttatattaataatattctaaataaaaatataaaccaaaatattatatgttttaaattgtaaagttttatttttttatattttaagtttttattaatgtttacgatattatataaaagtgaaaatagGGAGTGAATAAtgagtttaataaaaaaaagatattattgtaataaaaatatgtatttaaagactattttattattcaaatagaaCTTTAGGGACTATATTGTAATTTATCATTAACTTATACAAATTCAATTTAGTCCTCTTAGCTATAATTGTGACATTTAGTCCTCTTAGTTATAATTGTGACAAATTGAAAAGGTTTAGTTTTAACATCCAAGATTTAAAGTATTGAATATAAACGTGAATTACCATAGACGTTTGGATTTTTTTGTCCAATAGCCCTAGATTTAAATTTCAAGTATCTTAATTTATGCAACGTGGCATGTCTGATAGAAACTATTTGTGACATTTTTAATCTTGGTTGTTGATTCAGTTTATTGGTTGAGGAGATAGATGTTGGGGATGCGAAATTGAGGCAGGTGGTCAGTGGTTTGGCAAAGTATTGCAGTCCAGATGAGTTGACGGTATGATTATGTAGTTTATTGGAAATAAATAAGCTATActagttctttttttttgtaaCTATTTTTTGTTTACTTTTTGGGATTTATTCAAGTACCGAAGTCCAGTTGCTAATGCTGTATTTGGTATTTGCATTTTCTATAAAGAATCGTCGTGTTGTGCTGATAACAAATGTAAAACCTGGAAAGCTACGAGATGTGATGTCAGAAGGACTGGTAAGTTTTCTATGCATTTTTATTGTTGTATGAATCAAGTAATGATGTTCTTTATATTCAGTGAAACCTTATGGTTTAATTGAATTACTGCTTTTGTTTTCAACACTTTTCTTATAAACCTCGTGACTAAAGAGTAAAACAAGCAACAATAGGATCTGTGTCTTGCTAGTAGGATAATTCTGCTATTGTAATAGTGTCATGTCGAAATTTTTGTGCTTCTTACGTGGACTGATTATTGTGAACATTGTCAAATGATGTATTTTGTGCTTGTTAGGTCatttatatcaataaaatttagcATTTTGGAAAAGAAAGTCGTTGATcttattgattttaattataacCACATGGTGGTGATGCTAATTGATTCCATCTCGTGAATATTGGCAGTGTccatgtgtatgctttgttcaTTTCCTCTTTCTTGTTGCCAAAGGTCCTAGATATTCTAGTTTGCTGTGATCGGTTATTCAATTTGTACCAAATTAACTTAGTTAACACAAGAGTCCCAAGGAATGAATTTAGTGCGTCAGGTGTTTGCTTTCTAATTTTTTCAGGTCCTGTGTGCTTCTAATGAGGATCACAGTGTGGTGGAGCCCCTGCTCCCTCCAGAAGGTGCTAAAATAGGAGAACGTGTCTCATTTTCAGGGTAAGCATACAGAAGTTGCTTAATGCTAATAGAGTAATTTTAATAGCTGAAATACTGGAGGAGAAAGTGTGAAAGCACATTTTTGAATAGCTAATAGCCAGTTGAATACTTGCTAGTAGCTGCCATTTTCTATAGTAAATGCATATTTCGTCTTCCATGTGATGTGCTAGTATCAATTTCTGTTGAAAACAATATTGCTGGTTGGTCACTAATTTTGAAAAGCATTTGAATTTGAACAATAAGGTTGCATTTTTTTTGGGTAAAGTGGCTGTTGCCATGTAGTGTCATTCTAAGACTAGAAAACTAGGAATATACAGCTGTAAGGTGTTTACTGTCACATGCAAATGGTTCATATGCATGGGTTTGGCCCTGACAATGTGTATAGCCAAACGGCAGAGTTTTGTAATTTCTTCCTCCTTCCTTAAAATTATGTGGTTTTCTGCTGAAAGTTGAAAACTATTTGGTCTAATATATAGTTAATATTTTCATTCAGGATTGATGGTAAGCCAGAAGATGTCCTTAATCCAAAAAAGAAGCAGTTGGAGAAAATAACACTGGTATGTGGTTCGAACTTTTGTTTTTCTTGTTATGAGCTGGGTTCATTTTATGTTGTCTGCCTATTCAGTTTAACCTGCACCTTATCTATCAAACTTCTCGGTCATCTTCTTGTTAATTAGGATCATGTTCCATAGAACTCAGAAAAAGTATGGGTGAATGAATTGGCGTTAGTTGGCCATTTGTAGTTTTCTGTTTGGTTCTGTGGCCCACTGCAGGTAAATATCAATTAATTAGATGATGTGATTCAATGAGCATgccaaaagttaaaattaaggACTACACCAGTCATATTTCCTTCCTAGTTCTTAGTAGATATGACAAATTTTGAACAGCAGCGGGGAAGTAACGACTTATAGTTTGTCTTGTTTTTATAGTTTGTGAATAATAACTTTTTTCTGTCTTTAGTGCTTGTCGTCTTAAAAGAGGAGATTTGACAGCACTGATGGGTGGGTGAACTGGTTTCTCTGTACTGCACATGAATGCTGTGGCCATGGCTTGTGTCATTATTGCCTTCTCATCTAGTTAGTATATGAATTCTTTCGTTATGGTTTTTGATCATGAGCATTTCATGGGTGCAGAATCTTTTCACCGATGACAAGGGTGTGGCCACATTTAAGGGCATACCATTTATGACATCTGGTGGGCCATGCACATCATCCATTCCAAAGGCAAGCATCAAATGACGACAGGGACCAATTGGACCACATTGTAGCTTACTGTTTACTGGTTATATAAATTTTAGCTTTAAGCTCTATTTGTTATCTAGTACAAGAAAACACATGTTAAAACAGCCAGGGGTTTTGAATCATGTAGTAACATCATCAGATTCAAACTGTCGCATTCATTTGGAATCTGATGTTGCACAAAATTCAGCAAGGTGAGTTTTTAATCACATGAACAATTGTTAAATCAATAGAAATTTTGAGTTGTCCTGCAATTTGATGTATTTAGCAAAGTTGGAAACCTCTTCTTGCTTCTTCTTCTCCGCCCTTGTGTATATACACACACAAAAACGCGTGCATATGTACTGGAATACAAGTGATTGAAAgtgatatatttatatatatatttgatgcAGTTTGTCCATCTTTTGCTGAGGATGCATGGGATATTCTTCCAAATAACTTATAGTGTGGCAGCTTTCGTAGTTTGTCCTGTTCAGATAAGAGAAATAGCCGCTTGCAAATCTGTTCTGCAGATTGAGAATTAAGGAATAGATGAATGTTTTTGTCTTGTTGGATGCTCATCCACTTGAGCTTTCTTCTTTTAGCACTAGAATCAAGTTTGTCATAGAAAATCCAATTCTCTGAATCTATATCAAGGAACTGCACTTCAAATGTGCAAGCACTAGTACAAAGCTCTGAATCGAAATAAATGAAAGATGATTCCCCGCTCATAATCCGCAACAAATGAAGTTGCAAGTTCTTGtgcttaatatatttttttttttccttttttgattAATAGAGGATTTCGTACTCATTGAAACTATCATGTCTTAAAAATTATATCCTGATGCATGGGATtggaatatattttataaaatagtttGATTCATGGTGGGAGAGTTCAATGGCAGGACAAAGCCATTTATAAAGTGAATGGCCAAGCATGAAAAGGCCATCAGTGGCTAAGCTTAGCCTCATTTATGGGGTTATGGGTCTTACTCCTAACTGTTCAATGCATTGAGGGACTTGGTttcttgaaaaataattaaggaATGTATGAAATTTAGAGAAGCCCATCTTGTTTATCACTCACAGTCAGCGATGAGTAGGAGATGCGATTGCTTCtaatgttattatattttatttgatgcTGTAAGAGTATCAAAGAAAGAATCCCAATGGAATTTTAACAATTGGTAATTGATCCTCAAGACTTCTCTGCAATCCGTAGTACTTTCAATGATCAAAACTAGCACAGATTCTATTCTGGAAAAATAAAGAACTATGTGCATCctctttttaaaattcaaaagaaatattattatgCATACCTGTCCAGTTGTGCACCTAAGATTTCATATGGATCTTGCCCTGATAAGCCAATGAGGAAATCATTTCATATCCTATAAAATCAACATTAcatagggatgtaaacgggtagggtatccgtgaaaattaaactacccgaaTCTAAACtcaatttatattagtaatatccgaacccgtttagaatccgattaaaaattaatttaaactatccgaatccgtcccaaacccgattattattatccgaataaaatccgaacccgtttaatcttatatattttaattaataatttataaaaaaaatattttttattaataattttcatttaaaaaatataatatttctaaagaatatttaaatttaaatttttaaataaaaatatataaaaaaaatttataaatattattataaaatatagggaaaattactttttagtccctgaggtatagcgtaattaacggattcgtccctctatttt
This window harbors:
- the LOC110619325 gene encoding two-component response regulator ARR17 isoform X8; its protein translation is MEGGNGGSCSSVEKVMGNYGDQPHVLAVDDNLIDRKLVEKLFKNSSCKVTTAENGLKALEYLGLGVDGRNKLDTNVSKVNLIITDYSMPGMTCYELLKKIKESSIMKEVPVVIMSSENIPTRITKCLEEGAQMFMLKPLKQSDVKKLRSDLMSCRR
- the LOC110619328 gene encoding tRNA-aminoacylation cofactor arc1-like isoform X1, coding for MAPIDESITLKRKQVIASALVKHLSLDPGTSLGVSGKDDIMSLYTKILKSSGKPFLQKENEEVMKWIEFAESFPVDCQACLDALTGFNQDLAQKSILLGNGTTPSEADVIVFSVIHSSVIGLSHLEREKLTHVMRWMDYIQHKEEFAHLFEKILLKKPAFEFLLQGTKGMAKVEVDSNAKKTLESTKNTEKSEADKSTKKNVAGKKVTENKEAVPEKKKPSEKERAEKDKELSVSLLNIQVGLIRKASKHPSADSLLVEEIDVGDAKLRQVVSGLAKYCSPDELTNRRVVLITNVKPGKLRDVMSEGLVLCASNEDHSVVEPLLPPEGAKIGERVSFSGIDGKPEDVLNPKKKQLEKITLNLFTDDKGVATFKGIPFMTSGGPCTSSIPKASIK
- the LOC110619328 gene encoding tRNA-aminoacylation cofactor arc1-like isoform X3, with the protein product MAPIDESITLKRKQVIASALVKHLSLDPGTSLGVSGKDDIMSLYTKILKSSGKPFLQKENEEVMKWIEFAESFPVDCQACLDALTGFNQDLAQKSILLGNGTTPSEADVIVFSVIHSSVIGLSHLEREKLTHVMRWMDYIQHKEEFAHLFEKILLKKPAFEFLLQGTKGMAKVEVDSNAKKTLESTKNTEKSEADKSTKKNVAGVTENKEAVPEKKKPSEKERAEKDKELSVSLLNIQVGLIRKASKHPSADSLLVEEIDVGDAKLRQVVSGLAKYCSPDELTNRRVVLITNVKPGKLRDVMSEGLVLCASNEDHSVVEPLLPPEGAKIGERVSFSGIDGKPEDVLNPKKKQLEKITLNLFTDDKGVATFKGIPFMTSGGPCTSSIPKASIK
- the LOC110619328 gene encoding aminoacyl tRNA synthase complex-interacting multifunctional protein 1-like isoform X2, giving the protein MAPIDESITLKRKQVIASALVKHLSLDPGTSLGVSGKDDIMSLYTKILKSSGKPFLQKENEEVMKWIEFAESFPVDCQACLDALTGFNQDLAQKSILLGNGTTPSEADVIVFSVIHSSVIGLSHLEREKLTHVMRWMDYIQHKEEFAHLFEKILLKKPAFEFLGTKGMAKVEVDSNAKKTLESTKNTEKSEADKSTKKNVAGKKVTENKEAVPEKKKPSEKERAEKDKELSVSLLNIQVGLIRKASKHPSADSLLVEEIDVGDAKLRQVVSGLAKYCSPDELTNRRVVLITNVKPGKLRDVMSEGLVLCASNEDHSVVEPLLPPEGAKIGERVSFSGIDGKPEDVLNPKKKQLEKITLNLFTDDKGVATFKGIPFMTSGGPCTSSIPKASIK
- the LOC110619328 gene encoding aminoacyl tRNA synthase complex-interacting multifunctional protein 1-like isoform X4, whose amino-acid sequence is MAPIDESITLKRKQVIASALVKHLSLDPGTSLGVSGKDDIMSLYTKILKSSGKPFLQKENEEVMKWIEFAESFPVDCQACLDALTGFNQDLAQKSILLGNGTTPSEADVIVFSVIHSSVIGLSHLEREKLTHVMRWMDYIQHKEEFAHLFEKILLKKPAFEFLGTKGMAKVEVDSNAKKTLESTKNTEKSEADKSTKKNVAGVTENKEAVPEKKKPSEKERAEKDKELSVSLLNIQVGLIRKASKHPSADSLLVEEIDVGDAKLRQVVSGLAKYCSPDELTNRRVVLITNVKPGKLRDVMSEGLVLCASNEDHSVVEPLLPPEGAKIGERVSFSGIDGKPEDVLNPKKKQLEKITLNLFTDDKGVATFKGIPFMTSGGPCTSSIPKASIK
- the LOC110619328 gene encoding aminoacyl tRNA synthase complex-interacting multifunctional protein 1-like isoform X7 is translated as MAPIDESITLKRKQVIASALVKHLSLDPGTSLGVSGKDDIMSLYTKILKSSGKPFLQKENEEVMKWIEFAESFPVDCQACLDALTGFNQDLAQKSILLGNGTTPSEADVIVFSVIHSSVIGLSHLEREKLTHVMRWMDYIQHKEEFAHLFEKILLKKPAFEFLKKVTENKEAVPEKKKPSEKERAEKDKELSVSLLNIQVGLIRKASKHPSADSLLVEEIDVGDAKLRQVVSGLAKYCSPDELTNRRVVLITNVKPGKLRDVMSEGLVLCASNEDHSVVEPLLPPEGAKIGERVSFSGIDGKPEDVLNPKKKQLEKITLNLFTDDKGVATFKGIPFMTSGGPCTSSIPKASIK
- the LOC110619328 gene encoding aminoacyl tRNA synthase complex-interacting multifunctional protein 1-like isoform X5, with product MAPIDESITLKRKQVIASALVKHLSLDPGTSLGVSGKDDIMSLYTKILKSSGKPFLQKENEEVMKWIEFAESFPVDCQACLDALTGFNQDLAQKSILLGNGTTPSEADVIVFSVIHSSVIGLSHLEREKLTHVMRWMDYIQGTKGMAKVEVDSNAKKTLESTKNTEKSEADKSTKKNVAGKKVTENKEAVPEKKKPSEKERAEKDKELSVSLLNIQVGLIRKASKHPSADSLLVEEIDVGDAKLRQVVSGLAKYCSPDELTNRRVVLITNVKPGKLRDVMSEGLVLCASNEDHSVVEPLLPPEGAKIGERVSFSGIDGKPEDVLNPKKKQLEKITLNLFTDDKGVATFKGIPFMTSGGPCTSSIPKASIK
- the LOC110619328 gene encoding methionine--tRNA ligase, cytoplasmic-like isoform X6; translated protein: MAPIDESITLKRKQVIASALVKHLSLDPGTSLGVSGKDDIMSLYTKILKSSGKPFLQKENEEVMKWIEFAESFPVDCQACLDALTGFNQDLAQKSILLGNGTTPSEADVIVFSVIHSSVIGLSHLEREKLTHVMRWMDYIQGTKGMAKVEVDSNAKKTLESTKNTEKSEADKSTKKNVAGVTENKEAVPEKKKPSEKERAEKDKELSVSLLNIQVGLIRKASKHPSADSLLVEEIDVGDAKLRQVVSGLAKYCSPDELTNRRVVLITNVKPGKLRDVMSEGLVLCASNEDHSVVEPLLPPEGAKIGERVSFSGIDGKPEDVLNPKKKQLEKITLNLFTDDKGVATFKGIPFMTSGGPCTSSIPKASIK